A stretch of the Kroppenstedtia eburnea genome encodes the following:
- a CDS encoding MerTP family copper permease -binding protein CopZ: MTRETIRIRKGTGPKDTDKLHHALGRVWGVRAVDINEPVGEVILTFDEKAASLQDFHQAIRESGWEVEG, translated from the coding sequence TTGACCCGTGAGACTATCCGGATCCGGAAAGGGACCGGACCGAAAGATACCGACAAACTTCACCATGCCCTGGGCCGGGTATGGGGCGTCCGGGCCGTGGACATCAATGAACCGGTCGGCGAAGTGATCCTCACCTTTGATGAAAAAGCCGCTTCCCTCCAGGATTTTCACCAAGCGATCCGGGAGAGCGGATGGGAAGTGGAAGGATGA
- a CDS encoding DUF1641 domain-containing protein, which yields MARPIQRIDRIPSDPQQERQDALGEILGALTENKEAVLTTLDLLGEIQRAGVLDLLQGMVKNRHEVGVIALHQLNQPPNLHLIRNIIGGIQFLGRLHPDQLNRWLNSLSTGLERSTELMDREEPESLWELGKWMRSREVRSSLTLLVRFLREMGSSMEQQPQSEQGESH from the coding sequence ATGGCCAGACCGATTCAGCGCATTGACCGGATTCCGTCGGATCCGCAACAGGAGCGGCAGGACGCCCTCGGAGAGATCCTGGGGGCGTTAACGGAGAACAAGGAAGCGGTTCTCACCACCCTGGACCTGCTGGGGGAAATCCAGCGGGCGGGCGTGCTGGATCTCCTGCAAGGAATGGTGAAAAACCGGCATGAAGTCGGTGTGATCGCTCTTCACCAGCTGAATCAGCCCCCGAACCTTCATCTGATTCGAAATATCATCGGAGGCATTCAGTTTCTGGGCCGGCTCCATCCCGATCAACTGAACCGGTGGCTCAACAGCCTCAGCACGGGATTGGAACGATCGACGGAGCTCATGGACCGGGAAGAGCCTGAGAGCCTGTGGGAATTGGGCAAATGGATGCGCAGCCGGGAAGTTCGCTCCTCCCTGACCCTGCTCGTCCGTTTTCTCCGGGAAATGGGCAGCTCCATGGAACAACAGCCCCAAAGCGAACAGGGGGAATCCCATTGA